A stretch of Camelina sativa cultivar DH55 chromosome 18, Cs, whole genome shotgun sequence DNA encodes these proteins:
- the LOC104760622 gene encoding LOW QUALITY PROTEIN: glycerophosphodiester phosphodiesterase GDPD3-like (The sequence of the model RefSeq protein was modified relative to this genomic sequence to represent the inferred CDS: inserted 2 bases in 2 codons), whose amino-acid sequence MALETMALSISSSSSAILSSGVIEDDDKKQEAFVFPKFVLMGHRGFGMNMLQSPDEKMKFIKENSLLSFNVAADFPIDFIEFDVQVTRDGCPVIFHDIFMFTQEQGVITGNRVTEMALDEFLSYGPQKDGTNVKPMFRQTKNGRIFEWRXEKDDTLCTLEDAFLKVNQSVGFNIELXFDDNTVYGQEELRLTLDNILKVLNDHAKNRPIIFSSFHPDAARLIRNLQRSYPVFFLTNGGCEIYKDVRRNSLDEAIKLCKDSGLQGIVSEVKAILRTPNAITRVRDSRLSLLSYGQLNNVVEVIYLQYLMGVEGVIVDMVKDISEAIANIKVRNEEDCEDDDRQKMLGEEKKKVKHSKYEINFLTKFVPKLLQQ is encoded by the exons ATGGCTCTTGAGACTATGGCATTgtctatatcttcttcttcttctgccataCTTTCATCAg gtgttattgaagatgatgataagaaACAAGAGGCATTTGTTTTCCCTAAATTCGTTTTGATGGGTCACAGAGGATTTGGGATGAACATGCTTCAATCTCCTGACGAGAAGATGAAATTTATCAAAGAgaattctcttctttcttttaacgTTGCTGCAGATTTCCCTATTGACTTCATTGAGTTTGATGTCCAG GTAACAAGAGATGGATGTCCTGTAATTTTTCATGATATCTTCATGTTCACGCAAGAACAG GGAGTGATTACTGGGAATAGAGTAACGGAAATGGCTTTAGATGAATTTCTCTCATATGGACCACAAAAAGATGGTACAAATGTGAAGCCTATGTTCAGGCAGACAAAAAATGGTAGAATTTTTGAATGGA GTGAAAAGGATGATACTTTGTGTACCCTTGAAGAtgcatttttaaaagttaatcaGTCAGTAGGATTCAATATTGAGC AATTCGATGATAATACAGTGTATGGACAAGAAGAGTTACGTCTAACTCTTGACAACATCTTGAAG GTTCTAAATGACCATGCGAAGAACCGACCCATTATCTTCTCGAGCTTTCATCCTGATGCGGCTCGACTCATTAGGAATTTGCAGAGGAGTTATCCA GTATTCTTCTTAACAAATGGAGGATGTGAAATCTATAAGGACGTGAGAAGAAACTCATTAGACGAGGCCATCAAGCTTTGCAAAGACAGCGGTTTGCAAGGGATTGTGTCTGAGGTTAAGGCCATATTAAGAACTCCAAACGCAATCACAAGAGTCAGAGATTCAAGACTTTCTCTTCTATCTTATGGCCAGCTCAA cAATGTTGTTGAGGTGATTTACTTGCAATATCTTATGGGCGTGGAGGGTGTCATTGTTGATATGGTTAAGGACATCTCTGAAGCCATCGCCAATATTAAAGTTAGGAATGAGGAAGATTGTGAAGACGACGATAGACAAAAGATGTtgggagaggagaagaaaaaggtaaaacattCTAAGTAcgaaatcaattttttaactaAGTTTGTTCCAAAACTGCTTCAACAATAA
- the LOC104763157 gene encoding uncharacterized protein LOC104763157 codes for MKSSTRLDSVAFQLTPTRTRCDLLVTANGKTEKIATGLLDPFLAHLKTAKDQLEKGGYSIILKPEASDNAAWFTKGTIERFVRFVSTPEVIERVYTLETEIIQIEEAIKIQNNCDTALTVVGGNQRGKKADSMEGNRPLLQLNEEKAIVLYEPDSHPTQATRSTASDENSRAQVLKVLETRKIMLQKEQGMAFARAVAAGFEADDMIPLISFAKTFGATRLMDACLKFIDLWKKKHETGQWVEIEATEVIATQPNISAMNESGIIFANGANMPGTPENSDAKSPTDNKPNGNHEYVQGQHPQPMYAHWPVHSPPGTFPXLISFAKTFGATRLMDACLKFIDLWKKKHETGQWVEIEATEGKERATEGTEADTGDWQAFQTYLLQDADRDERTSDHMMEKEIAGKKRQGTGKYDPLAYDERESGKYQERDLSDIRNGSVTRRIRGSSDSFMVHQRENGFENSSDPLNLNGFDNPGNGLDKRSSFNMDDDSYIVARGSAALDEAGRHKRNAIDIGSEISPCHQTDGNERKQVNYEPHDLSLIPERETEKLSAGYDPALEFGSKTLKKNNEAAGGAKKSVKDPKSRLSKDAADKRKASGPIRKGRPTKMSPLDEARARADKLRSFKADLQKMKKEKEEEERKRIEALKIERQKRIASKSNSTVSQSKLPAQQTRKPMLNKFSPGAPRASKFSDCEPGSLSPLQRLPRRTASLGSDDSLKFPKNSKQTSVSXXXXXXXXRSISQLPPSKREILATGNRLTRSISPLPLSKRETRVSLDSQNKSVSRTRRLSEPKIGNNSVPSASMRPRRTVASKKVSDAPEIKKLSAIVNYDIAKIASLPELKIKPAKGPTNVLVKGVEKIKSSASNIDQNGNKNKPLNRNDVDETPEIEKTVVMVLPSSARSISTDQVKYEKSSENSTIREGIDKDAIETMQESGNDLVLVRLETLSDLVTETPKFLTSQSIIAKPYEAPHARVSSLENPCTVYSDCSQAPPPSLYSNESEQETVKVLVPEKKISEASEKFQTKESASKGLLKLLKFGKKSQSSSTSENQTDSNNAVNSNEDYVPAVTGATTSEASTLKNLISQDETPTAAASQKSSRHFSLLSPFKNKKVVS; via the exons ATGAAATCTTCGACGCGGCTTGACTCAGTTGCTTTTCAGCTCACTCCCACTCGAACCCG GTGTGATCTGTTGGTAACAGCTAATGGAAAGACCGAGAAAATAGCTACAGGGTTGCTTGATCCTTTCCTTGCTCATTTAAAGACTGCAAAAGATCAATTAGAAAAAGGTGGCTACTCGATTATTCTCAAGCCTGAAGCTAGTGACAATGCAGCTTGGTTTACTAAAGGAACAATTGAAAG gTTTGTTCGATTTGTGAGCACTCCGGAAGTCATAGAACGCGTTTACACTTTAGAAACTGAGATCATACAGATCGAGGAAGCTATTAAAATTCAGAACAACTGTGATACGGCACTGACTGTT GTGGGAGGTAATCAGAGAGGAAAAAAAGCAGATAGCATGGAAG GTAACAGGCCTTTGCTACAGCTCAACGAGGAGAAAGCTATTGTTCTATACGAG CCTGATTCACATCCGACGCAAGCAACTCGGTCTACTGCATCAGATGAAAACTCTAG AGCTCAAGTTCTGAAAGTTCTGGAGACGCGGAAGATAATGTTGCAGAAAGAACAAGGAATGGCCTTTGCACGTGCTGTGGCAGCTGGTTTTGAGGCTGATGATATGATCCCTCTAATATCTTTCGCCAAAACTTTTGGAGCCACTCGTTTGAT GGATGCATGTTTGAAATTCATCGACTTGTGGAAGAAAAAGCATGAAACTGGCCAGTGGGTTGAAATTGAAGCAACAGAAGTAATAGCAACACAGCCAAACATCTCTGCAATGAACGAATCAGGGATTATATTCGCAAATGGTGCTAATATGCCTGGGACACCTGAAAATAGCG ATGCAAAGTCTCCTACAGATAATAAACCAAATGGAAATCATGAATATGTGCAAGGGCAGCACCCACAACCGATGTATGCACACTGGCCAGTTCACTCGCCACCAGGTACCTTTCCTGNTCTAATATCTTTCGCCAAAACTTTTGGAGCCACTCGTTTGAT GGATGCATGTTTGAAATTCATCGACTTGTGGAAGAAAAAGCATGAAACTGGCCAGTGGGTTGAAATTGAAGCAACAGAA GGTAAAGAGAGAGCAACAGAAGGAACAGAGGCTGACACTGGGGATTGGCAGGCCTTTCAGACTTATTTATTGCAAGATGCCGATAGAGATGAACGTACTAGTGACCATATGATGGAAAAGGAGATTGCGGGGAAGAAGAGGCAAGGTACAGGGAAGTATGATCCTTTGGCATATGATGAACGTGAATCAGGAAAGTATCAAGAAAGAGATTTATCTGACATTAGGAATGGTAGTGTGACTCGTAGAATCAGGGGATCTAGTGACTCCTTTATGGTACACCAGAGAGAAAATGGTTTTGAGAATTCTTCTGATCCTCTCAACTTGAATGGATTTGATAATCCAGGGAATGGTCTGGATAAGAGATCATCATTTAACATGGATGATGACTCTTATATTGTTGCTCGGGGATCTGCAGCGCTAGATGAAGCTGGAAGACATAAGAGAAATGCTATAGACATCGGATCAGAGATCTCTCCGTGCCACCAAACTGATGGAAATGAAAGAAAGCAGGTCAATTATGAGCCTCATGATCTGAGCCTGATACCAGAACGGGAAACAGAGAAGTTATCAGCTGGGTATGATCCTGCACTAGAGTTTGGATCCAAAACTTTGAAGAAGAATAACGAGGCAGCTGGAGGTGCTAAGAAGTCTGTGAAGGATCCAAAATCAAGACTTTCTAAAGATGCTGCAGATAAGAGGAAGGCTTCAGGGCCAATACGGAAAGGACGACCCACAAAGATGAGCCCTTTAGATGAAGCAAGAGCACGTGCTGACAAGCTTAGAAGTTTCAAAGCTGACCTCCAGAAAATGAAAAAGGAGAAG gaagaggaagagaggaagcGCATTGAAGCTCTGAAAATAGAAAGGCAAAAGCGGATTGCTTCTAAAAGCAACTCAACAGTAAGTCAGTCAAAGTTGCCTGcacaacaaacaagaaaaccaaTGCTAAACAAGTTTTCTCCCGGCGCTCCTAGAGCCTCTAAGTTTAGTGACTGTGAACCAGGTTCATTATCACCTCTTCAACGTCTTCCCAGAAGAACTGCTTCATTAGGGTCAGATGACTCTCTGAAATTCCCCAAGAATAGTAAACAAACTTCCGTCAGT NNNNNNNNNNNNNNNNNNNNNNNAAGGTCGATATCACAGTTACCTCCATCTAAAAGAGAAATCTTAGCAACAGGAAATAGGCTGACCAGGTCGATTTCACCATTACCTCTGTCTAAGAGAGAAACCAGAGTGAGTCTTGATAGTCAGAATAAGTCGGTTTCAAGGACAAGACGGTTATCAGAACCCAAAATTGGTAATAATAGTGTACCAAGTGCTTCAATGAGGCCACGACGCACGGTAGCATCAAAAAAAGTATCTGATGCTCCTGAGATAAAGAAACTATCTGCCATTGTTAACTATGATATAGCAAAAATTGCATCCCTTCCAGAACTGAAGATTAAACCAGCCAAAGGTCCTACTAATGTTCTGGTGAAAGGGGTCGAGAAAATTAAATCTTCAGCTTCTAATATCGACCAAAATGGTAACAAGAACAAACCCTTGAACCGTAATGATGTTGATGAAACTCCAGAGATTGAGAAGACAGTGGTAATGGTGTTGCCAAGTTCAGCTCGAAGTATAAGTACTGATCAGGTGAAATACGAGAAGTCTTCTGAAAACTCTACCATCCGTGAAGGAATTGATAAGGATGCCATTGAAACAATGCAGGAGAGTGGCAATGATCTAGTCTTA GTTAGATTGGAGACTCTGAGTGACTTAGTAACAGAAACACCAAAGTTTCTGACAAGTCAAAGTATTATTGCGAAACCATATGAAGCTCCGCATGCTCGGGTTTCTTCGTTAGAAAATCCATGTACAGTGTACTCAGACTGTTCCCAAGCACCTCCTCCAAGCTTATATTCAAATGAGTCAGAGCAAGAAACTGTCAAAGTCCTTGTaccagagaagaagataagtGAGGCCTCAGAGAAATTTCAAACGAAGGAGTCAGCGTCCAAAGGGCTCttaaaactgttaaaatttggaaaaaagagTCAGTCTTCGTCTACAAGTGAAAACCAAACCGACTCTAATAATGCTGTCAATAGCAACGAGGATTACGTACCAGCTGTAACCGGTGCCACGACAAGTGAAG CTTCTACACTGAAGAATCTAATATCTCAAGATGAAACACCTACAGCAGCAGCTTCACAGAAAT CTTCTCGCCATTTTTCATTGCTGTCTCctttcaagaacaagaaggtGGTATCTTGA